AAACCccaaccatcccatcccgtCCACCCCCACTCACCGCTCCGCACCTCCGCCCggcagaaaaaggaaatttCCAATGCCGCCGATCAATCTACTATTCTTGCGATCTCTTTCCCACACCTTTATTCCATACAATTCTCATTAATTAACCTTCCTAATTCCATCATAATTCACAATGGGCGCAAGtgacaagaagcgcaagctcGCCGAGGAGGCTACCTCCCCCGAagtgaagaaggccaagcgtgaagacaagaaggagaagaaggaaaagaaggagaagaagaaggagcgcaaggtggaggaggaggttgttgaggaggttCCGGttgttgagaaggaggagaaggaggagaagaagaaggataagaaggagaagaaggacaagaaggagaaaaaggagaagaaagagaagaaggaaaagaaagagaagaagtccgAGTCTGAGCCCGAAGCCATGGACGTCGACGAGACACCCGCCGAGAAAGAGcccgaggctgaggctgagccCGAGgtgaccaaggaagagaagaaggaaaagaaggaaaagaaggagaagaaatccaagaaggagaagaagaagcaggaagaaaCGAATACCGAGGCGCAGCCCACCAACGGAGAGACCGAAGAGCCTGCTGAGCAGGAAGGtcagaacaagaagaatgcGCGGTTTATCTGCTTCGTCGGTATGTATCACACTTTCCCTTGTTCAACATACTTTCTCCGTCGTACGGGAATGGTGCTAACATCAATTCCTATTAGGAAACCTCCCCTACTCCGCCGACAAAGAGTCCCTCACCAAGCACTTCGAAAAGATCACGCCCGTTTCCGTCCGCGTAGCCACCCAAGTCGACAAGCCGACCAAGTGCCGcggcttcggcttcatcgagTTCGACAACTACGATCGCATGAAGACCTGTCTGAAGCTGTACCATCACTCCATGTTCAACGATGGAAAGTACCCGCCGCGACGGATCAATGTTGAGTTGACGTGAGTATacccatacccatacccatCATACCCACTATTATTTCCTTACAGCAAACTGACATATTTATACTATGTAgtgccggcggcggcggcaactCCAAGGACCGGAAAGAGAAGATCGaagccaagaacaagaagctgTTCGAGGAGAGACAGCGCAACGCCAAGGAAatccagaaggagaagcagcggTTAGAAAAGGCCGAGGAGACGGGTGTGGATGACTATGCTCATATTCATCCTAGTCGGAGGCCCCGGATGGCTTAGACATAGCGGGATGATTGGTATTGGTGTTGTCTTTTGAACACATTGGATTGATTAAAAAGTATCTTGTGATTTGGCTTGTTTGCTTAAGAGATATCCTCTTCCGTTTCTCTTCCTGTTTCTGATGTGCATattttggatgatgatgatggtgaagaagtcAGGCACGGAATATAACATAGATCTGGATGATTACCCTACAACCGGAGATTTCATATAGTAGCCAGGGACCAACTGTGGAAGTAAGATAAGATCTGCAATCCCAGAAACCCGTAAGTCACGTTCATTGAGTGGTATTGTATGGCATGTTACATCTTTATACTGCATTAAAGGGAGGCGAGGAGGGGGAcaatgtgtgtgtgagagagagagaggcaagGTTATCCTGAACCCGAAGAAAATAGAGAACAACATCAGGATCATGGCACCAAAAATGGACGAGGAACGGGGCACACAAGgcaaaaggagaagaagatcatcaagaTGGGGCCGGCACAGGCCCCGTAACCCAGACGCCGTATTAGTTGTTTATATTATTGGGAAGTCGAACATGTCCTTGGGGACAAATCTACAGAATCACgcatttcttgttcttcggtTTGGCCGCAGGCCGGGGATTGAGGACAGCGCTATGCGAGGGTTAGTTCCTCCGTTCCAGTAGCAAATAGCTTCAGGCAAACATACCGGATCGCCTCGTCGAATACACTCTTCAGGTTGCGCTGCGTCAGGGCCGAACATTCGAGGTACTTGTGTGCCCGGATTTCCTTGGCCACAGCCAGAGCTTGTTCGTAGGAGACGGGCTCCATCTTTCGCTGTCGGAGCGCATCTATGGTACCACGGTCGTCTCGCAGATCGAGCTTGGTGCCGaccaggatgatggggacGTTGGGGGCATGGTGTTCAATCTCCGGGAACCACTACATCCGTCAGGGTCAGTAAGCGGGCCTCCGATCGGCAGGGAAGGTGAAGGAAGCACCTTGGCTTTAACGTTGTCGAAGGACGGCGGGCTAacgatggagaagcagatcaGGAAGACGTCGGTTTGCGGGTAGGACAATGGGCGAAGACGGTCGTAATCTTCCTGTCCAGCAGTATCCCAAAGTCCCAAGCTAATCGGCCGGCCATCTACCATCACACTAGCGGTGTAGTTGTCAAATCTGGGGGGGCATCCGGTCAACACACGAGGTTCGCAGACAGACGAGGAGTATTCAGGGACCAAAGGGGGGGTACGGACACGGTAGGGATATATTCGCCGGGGAAAGCGTTGGTCGTGTACGAAATCAGGAGACATGTCTATTGATCGATTAGCAACAGCGATAACGAAATCGACCGATGTAGGAAacgagaggggggagggaggaggaggaggaggagggggggagagagaggtcGAGCTGGTTGAAAGGGGAGCGACGTACTTTTCCTACCGCACCATCACCCGTCACCACACACTGTACACCAGCGCACCGTTAGCCGCAGTCTGACAGACGGACACGcaggtggatgatgctgaCCTTGAGGGATTGAGTAGCTGGACCAGTAGCCATGGTCACGTCGaattgggaggagggatgggagAATAGCCCTCGATAATATATAGGTACGGTAGTAGCGACAAGGTCGAGAGGGACGAGAAGAGGATTGAATTTATCGCAGGGGAGCTTAAAGCgacgggggtggtggtggtggttatgaTCGAGTGTTTACTGAATAGTGGCTTGACGGGCGGAGAGACAAGAGGGACAACTCGAAAGCGGGTATCTGCGAAAGGGCAAGGCTA
The window above is part of the Aspergillus luchuensis IFO 4308 DNA, chromosome 8, nearly complete sequence genome. Proteins encoded here:
- a CDS encoding RNA-binding protein (BUSCO:EOG09265DRM;~COG:S;~EggNog:ENOG410QDTF;~InterPro:IPR000504,IPR012677,IPR035979;~PFAM:PF00076;~go_function: GO:0003676 - nucleic acid binding [Evidence IEA]) — its product is MGASDKKRKLAEEATSPEVKKAKREDKKEKKEKKEKKKERKVEEEVVEEVPVVEKEEKEEKKKDKKEKKDKKEKKEKKEKKEKKEKKSESEPEAMDVDETPAEKEPEAEAEPEVTKEEKKEKKEKKEKKSKKEKKKQEETNTEAQPTNGETEEPAEQEGQNKKNARFICFVGNLPYSADKESLTKHFEKITPVSVRVATQVDKPTKCRGFGFIEFDNYDRMKTCLKLYHHSMFNDGKYPPRRINVELTAGGGGNSKDRKEKIEAKNKKLFEERQRNAKEIQKEKQRLEKAEETGVDDYAHIHPSRRPRMA
- the racA gene encoding putative Rho GTPase Rac (COG:S;~EggNog:ENOG410PIRJ;~InterPro:IPR005225,IPR001806,IPR027417,IPR003578;~PFAM:PF00025,PF08477,PF00071;~go_function: GO:0003924 - GTPase activity [Evidence IEA];~go_function: GO:0005525 - GTP binding [Evidence IEA];~go_process: GO:0007264 - small GTPase mediated signal transduction [Evidence IEA]) — its product is MATGPATQSLKCVVTGDGAVGKTCLLISYTTNAFPGEYIPTVFDNYTASVMVDGRPISLGLWDTAGQEDYDRLRPLSYPQTDVFLICFSIVSPPSFDNVKAKWFPEIEHHAPNVPIILVGTKLDLRDDRGTIDALRQRKMEPVSYEQALAVAKEIRAHKYLECSALTQRNLKSVFDEAIRAVLNPRPAAKPKNKKCVIL